CCTTTCTTAAAGGATTTTcttaaatagaattattttagaTCATCAGTTACTTAGATATGTAGCTATATTAGGTCACAAGATTGTGTACTTATGATTATAAAACGTATACTTAACAGTGAATCCCAACCTGACCTCAAGAGACTGTATCATATATAATACCATATTAACATTACATGTTTattggtcgggcacggtggctcacacctgtaatcccagcactttgggaggctgaggtgggtgggtcacgaggtcaggagttcaagatcagcctggccaagatggtgaaaccctgtctctactaaaaatacaaaaaattagccaggcttggtggtgggtgcctgtaatcccagctactcgggaggccgaggcaggagaatcgcttgaacctgggaggtggaggttgcagtgagccaagatcacaccactgcactccagcctgggcaacagagcgaaactccgtctcataaataaataaaattaaaataaataaatgaaaaataaaattacatattatgttttatattgttatataatataaaaagtcGGTTtctcgtttttgtttgtttgtttgtttcgagacagagtcttgctctgtcacccagactagagggcagtggcgcgatctctgctaactgcaacctccacctcccgggttcaagcgattctcgtgcctaggcctcccgagtagctgggattacaggtgagcacaccacgcccagctaattttttgtatttttagtagagacgtggtaaaaagtagaaaatattctataaaaatatatttgtgtaaagtagaacatatataaaaacatgctaaaggagaaaggagaaaaaaattcatttattttttcctaggcATTTTAAATTTGGATTATAAAAATCATATTAGAAAAATCATTAATGCTCTTTTACAAAATAACCCGGTGAAGCAGCTGAGCCCGAGCCGCCCGCCAGCGGCCCCGCAGCAGCTCCAAGAAGGAACCAAGAGACCAAGGTCTTCCCGCTGCCCGGACCCGGCACCGCCACCCTGGCTCCCCGTCGGCAGCCGGCAGCAAGTGGCAGCGGATCGACCCCGTTCTGCGGCGGTTGAGTACGTTTCGATTTCGGGTGATTTTTGTCCCTCTGCGCTTGCCCCCGCTCCCCTCCCCTCGGCTCCAGCCCCCCGCCCCGGCACTCGCTCTACTCCTCCAACGGAAAGGTCGCGGCCTGTGTCCCTGCGGGCAGCCGTGCCGAGAATGAACCCCAGCACCCCCAGCTACCCAACGGCCTCGCTCTACGTGGGGGACCTCCACCCCGACGTGACTGAGGCGATGCTCTACGAGAAGTTCAGCCGGGCGGGGCCCATCCTCTCCATCCGGGTTTGCAGGGACGTGATCACCCGCCGCTCCTCCAACTACGCCTATGTGAACTTCCAGCACCCGAAGGACGCGGAGCATGCTCTGGACACCATGAATTTTGATGTTATAAAGGGCAAGCCATTACGCATCATGTGGTCTCAGCGTGATCCATCACTTCGCAAAAGTGGAGTGGGcaacatattctttaaaaatctggATAAATCCATTAATAATAAAGCGCTGTATGATACAGTTTCTGCTTTTGGTAACGTCCTTTCATGTAAGGTGGTTTGTGATGAAAATGGTTCCAAGGGTTATGGATTTGTACACTTTGAGACACGTGAAGCAGCTGAAAGAGCTAttgaaaaaatgaatggaattcCCCTAAATGATCGCAAAGTATTTGTTGGACGATTTAAGTCTCGTAAAGAACGAGAAGCTGAACTTGGAGCTAGGGCAAAAGAGTTCCCCAATGTTTACATCAAGAATTTTGGAGAAGACATGGACGATGAGCGCCTTAAGGATCTGTTTGGCAAGTTTGGGCCCACCTTAAGTGTGAAAGTAATGACTGATCAAAGTGGAAAATCCAAAGGATTTGGATTTGTAAGCTTTGAAAAGCATGAAGATGCACAGAAGGCTGTAGATGAGATGAATGGAAAGGAACTCAATGGAAAACAAATTTACGTTGGTCGAGCTCAGAAAAAAGTGGAGCGGCAGACGGAACTTAAGCGCAAATTTGAACAGATGAAGCAAGATAGGATCACCAGATACCAGGTTGTTAATCTTTATGTGAAAAATCTTGATGGTGCTATTGATGATGAACGTCTCCGGAAAGCGTTTTCTCCATTTGGTACAATCACTAGTGCAAAGGTTATGATGGAAGGTGGTCGCAGCAAAGGATTTGGTTTCGTATGTTTCTCCTCCCCAGAAGAAGCCACTAAAGCAGTTACAGAAATGAACGGTAGAATTGTGGCCACAAAGCCATTGTATGTAGCTTTA
The Symphalangus syndactylus isolate Jambi chromosome 15, NHGRI_mSymSyn1-v2.1_pri, whole genome shotgun sequence DNA segment above includes these coding regions:
- the PABPC3 gene encoding polyadenylate-binding protein 3 isoform X2; its protein translation is MNPSTPSYPTASLYVGDLHPDVTEAMLYEKFSRAGPILSIRVCRDVITRRSSNYAYVNFQHPKDAEHALDTMNFDVIKGKPLRIMWSQRDPSLRKSGVGNIFFKNLDKSINNKALYDTVSAFGNVLSCKVVCDENGSKGYGFVHFETREAAERAIEKMNGIPLNDRKVFVGRFKSRKEREAELGARAKEFPNVYIKNFGEDMDDERLKDLFGKFGPTLSVKVMTDQSGKSKGFGFVSFEKHEDAQKAVDEMNGKELNGKQIYVGRAQKKVERQTELKRKFEQMKQDRITRYQVVNLYVKNLDGAIDDERLRKAFSPFGTITSAKVMMEGGRSKGFGFVCFSSPEEATKAVTEMNGRIVATKPLYVALAQRKEERQAYLTNEYMQRKACVPAVPNPVINPYQPAPPSGYFMAAVPQTQNHAAYYPPSQTAQLRPSPCWTAQGARPQPAVHGQGQETLTAAMLASAPPKEQKQMLGEQLFPLIQAMHPTLAGKITGMLLETDNSELLHMLESPESLCSKVDEAVVVLQAYQAKEATQKAVNGATGVPTV
- the PABPC3 gene encoding polyadenylate-binding protein 3 isoform X1, which produces MNPSTPSYPTASLYVGDLHPDVTEAMLYEKFSRAGPILSIRVCRDVITRRSSNYAYVNFQHPKDAEHALDTMNFDVIKGKPLRIMWSQRDPSLRKSGVGNIFFKNLDKSINNKALYDTVSAFGNVLSCKVVCDENGSKGYGFVHFETREAAERAIEKMNGIPLNDRKVFVGRFKSRKEREAELGARAKEFPNVYIKNFGEDMDDERLKDLFGKFGPTLSVKVMTDQSGKSKGFGFVSFEKHEDAQKAVDEMNGKELNGKQIYVGRAQKKVERQTELKRKFEQMKQDRITRYQVVNLYVKNLDGAIDDERLRKAFSPFGTITSAKVMMEGGRSKGFGFVCFSSPEEATKAVTEMNGRIVATKPLYVALAQRKEERQAYLTNEYMQRKACVPAVPNPVINPYQPAPPSGYFMAAVPQTQNHAAYYPPSQTAQLRPSPCWTAQGARPHPFQNKPGAIRPAAPRVPFNTMRPASSQVPRVMSPQRVANTSTKTVGPRPAAAAAAATPAVHTVPRYKYAAGVRNPQQHLNAQPQVKMQQPAVHGQGQETLTAAMLASAPPKEQKQMLGEQLFPLIQAMHPTLAGKITGMLLETDNSELLHMLESPESLCSKVDEAVVVLQAYQAKEATQKAVNGATGVPTV